In Macaca nemestrina isolate mMacNem1 chromosome 11, mMacNem.hap1, whole genome shotgun sequence, a single window of DNA contains:
- the LOC105473957 gene encoding monocarboxylate transporter 14 isoform X2 produces MYTSHEDIGYDFEDDPKDKKTLKPHPNIDGGWAWMMVLSSFFVHILIMGSQMALGVLNVEWLEEFHQSRGLTAWVSSLSMGITLIVGPFIGLFINTCGCRQTAIIGGLVNSLGWVLSAYAANVHYLFITFGVAAGLGSGMAYLPAVVMVGRYFQKRRALAQGLSTTGTGFGTFLMTVLLKYLCAEYGWRNAMLIQGAVSLNLCVCGALMRPLSPGKNPNDPGEKDLRVLPAHSTESVKSAGQQGRTEEKDGGPGNEETLGDLQAQECPDRAGHRKNMWALRILKTLSWLTMRVRKGFEDWYSGYFGTASLFTNRMFVAFIFWALFAYSSFVIPFIHLPEIVNLYNLSEQNDIFPLTSIIAIVHIFGKVILGVIADLPCISVWNVFLLANFTLVLSIFILPLMHTYAGLAVICALIGFSSGYFSLMPVVTEDLVGIEHLANAYGIIICANGISALLGPPFAAFWSITIYEAFTVYNLLLGPFPISKSGLGFYRSKAG; encoded by the exons ATGTATACCAGTCATGAAGATATTGGGTATGATTTTGAAGATGACCCCAAAGACAAAAAGACACTTAAGCCCCACCCAAACATTGATGGCGGATGGGCTTGGATGATGGTGCTCTCCTCTTTCTTTGTGCACATCCTCATCATGGGCTCCCAGATGGCCCTGGGTGTCCTCAATGTGGAATGGCTGGAAGAATTCCACCAGAGCCGTGGCCTGACCGCGTGGGTCAGCTCCCTCAGCATGGGCATCACCTTGATAGTGG GCCCTTTCATCGGCTTGTTCATTAACACCTGTGGGTGCCGCCAGACTGCGATCATTGGAGGGCTCGTCAATTCCCTGGGCTGGGTGTTGAGTGCCTACGCTGCAAACGTGCATTATCTCTTCATTACTTTTGGAGTGGCAGCTG GCCTGGGCAGCGGGATGGCCTACCTGCCCGCGGTGGTCATGGTGGGCAGGTATTTCCAGAAGAGACGCGCCCTCGCCCAGGGCCTCAGCACCACGGGAACCGGATTCGGTACGTTCCTGATGACTGTGCTGCTGAAGTACCTGTGCGCAGAGTACGGCTGGAGGAATGCCATGCTGATCCAAGGTGCCGTTTCCTTAAACCTGTGTGTGTGCGGGGCGCTCATGAGGCCCCTCTCTCCTGGGAAAAACCCAAACGACCCAGGAGAGAAAGATCTGCGCGTCCTGCCAGCGCACTCCACGGAATCTGTGAAGTCAGCTGGACAGCAGGGAAGAACAGAAGAGAAGGATGGTGGGCCCGGGAACGAGGAGACCCTCGGCGACCTGCAAGCCCAGGAATGCCCCGATCGGGCCGGGCACAGGAAGAACATGTGGGCTCTCCGGATTCTGAAGACGCTCAGCTGGCTCACCATGAGAGTCAGGAAGGGCTTCGAGGACTGGTACTCGGGCTACTTTGGGACAGCCTCTCTATTTACAAATCGAATGTTTGTAGCCTTTATTTTCTGGGCTTTGTTTGCATACAGCAGCTTTGTCATCCCCTTCATTCACCTCCCAGAAATCGTCAATTTGTATAACTTATCGGAGCAAAACGACATTTTCCCTCTGACGTCAATTATAGCAATAGTTCACATCTTCGGAAAAGTGATCCTGGGCGTCATAGCCGACTTACCCTGCATCAGTGTTTGGAACGTCTTCCTGTTGGCCAACTTCACCCTTGTCCTCAGTATTTTTATTCTGCCGTTGATGCACACGTACGCTGGCCTGGCGGTCATCTGCGCACTGATAGGGTTTTCCAGTGGTTATTTCTCCCTAATGCCTGTAGTGACTGAAGACTTGGTTGGCATTGAACACCTGGCCAATGCCTACGGCATCATCATCTGTGCTAATGGCATCTCTGCGTTGCTGGGACCACCTTTTGCAG
- the LOC105473957 gene encoding monocarboxylate transporter 14 isoform X1 yields the protein MYTSHEDIGYDFEDDPKDKKTLKPHPNIDGGWAWMMVLSSFFVHILIMGSQMALGVLNVEWLEEFHQSRGLTAWVSSLSMGITLIVGPFIGLFINTCGCRQTAIIGGLVNSLGWVLSAYAANVHYLFITFGVAAGLGSGMAYLPAVVMVGRYFQKRRALAQGLSTTGTGFGTFLMTVLLKYLCAEYGWRNAMLIQGAVSLNLCVCGALMRPLSPGKNPNDPGEKDLRVLPAHSTESVKSAGQQGRTEEKDGGPGNEETLGDLQAQECPDRAGHRKNMWALRILKTLSWLTMRVRKGFEDWYSGYFGTASLFTNRMFVAFIFWALFAYSSFVIPFIHLPEIVNLYNLSEQNDIFPLTSIIAIVHIFGKVILGVIADLPCISVWNVFLLANFTLVLSIFILPLMHTYAGLAVICALIGFSSGYFSLMPVVTEDLVGIEHLANAYGIIICANGISALLGPPFAGWIYDITQKYDFSFYICGLLYMIGILFLLIQPCIRIIEQSRRKYMDGAHV from the exons ATGTATACCAGTCATGAAGATATTGGGTATGATTTTGAAGATGACCCCAAAGACAAAAAGACACTTAAGCCCCACCCAAACATTGATGGCGGATGGGCTTGGATGATGGTGCTCTCCTCTTTCTTTGTGCACATCCTCATCATGGGCTCCCAGATGGCCCTGGGTGTCCTCAATGTGGAATGGCTGGAAGAATTCCACCAGAGCCGTGGCCTGACCGCGTGGGTCAGCTCCCTCAGCATGGGCATCACCTTGATAGTGG GCCCTTTCATCGGCTTGTTCATTAACACCTGTGGGTGCCGCCAGACTGCGATCATTGGAGGGCTCGTCAATTCCCTGGGCTGGGTGTTGAGTGCCTACGCTGCAAACGTGCATTATCTCTTCATTACTTTTGGAGTGGCAGCTG GCCTGGGCAGCGGGATGGCCTACCTGCCCGCGGTGGTCATGGTGGGCAGGTATTTCCAGAAGAGACGCGCCCTCGCCCAGGGCCTCAGCACCACGGGAACCGGATTCGGTACGTTCCTGATGACTGTGCTGCTGAAGTACCTGTGCGCAGAGTACGGCTGGAGGAATGCCATGCTGATCCAAGGTGCCGTTTCCTTAAACCTGTGTGTGTGCGGGGCGCTCATGAGGCCCCTCTCTCCTGGGAAAAACCCAAACGACCCAGGAGAGAAAGATCTGCGCGTCCTGCCAGCGCACTCCACGGAATCTGTGAAGTCAGCTGGACAGCAGGGAAGAACAGAAGAGAAGGATGGTGGGCCCGGGAACGAGGAGACCCTCGGCGACCTGCAAGCCCAGGAATGCCCCGATCGGGCCGGGCACAGGAAGAACATGTGGGCTCTCCGGATTCTGAAGACGCTCAGCTGGCTCACCATGAGAGTCAGGAAGGGCTTCGAGGACTGGTACTCGGGCTACTTTGGGACAGCCTCTCTATTTACAAATCGAATGTTTGTAGCCTTTATTTTCTGGGCTTTGTTTGCATACAGCAGCTTTGTCATCCCCTTCATTCACCTCCCAGAAATCGTCAATTTGTATAACTTATCGGAGCAAAACGACATTTTCCCTCTGACGTCAATTATAGCAATAGTTCACATCTTCGGAAAAGTGATCCTGGGCGTCATAGCCGACTTACCCTGCATCAGTGTTTGGAACGTCTTCCTGTTGGCCAACTTCACCCTTGTCCTCAGTATTTTTATTCTGCCGTTGATGCACACGTACGCTGGCCTGGCGGTCATCTGCGCACTGATAGGGTTTTCCAGTGGTTATTTCTCCCTAATGCCTGTAGTGACTGAAGACTTGGTTGGCATTGAACACCTGGCCAATGCCTACGGCATCATCATCTGTGCTAATGGCATCTCTGCGTTGCTGGGACCACCTTTTGCAG
- the LOC105473957 gene encoding monocarboxylate transporter 14 isoform X3, protein MYTSHEDIGYDFEDDPKDKKTLKPHPNIDGGWAWMMVLSSFFVHILIMGSQMALGVLNVEWLEEFHQSRGLTAWVSSLSMGITLIVGPFIGLFINTCGCRQTAIIGGLVNSLGWVLSAYAANVHYLFITFGVAAGLGSGMAYLPAVVMVGRYFQKRRALAQGLSTTGTGFGTFLMTVLLKYLCAEYGWRNAMLIQGAVSLNLCVCGALMRPLSPGKNPNDPGEKDLRVLPAHSTESVKSAGQQGRTEEKDGGPGNEETLGDLQAQECPDRAGHRKNMWALRILKTLSWLTMRVRKGFEDWYSGYFGTASLFTNRMFVAFIFWALFAYSSFVIPFIHLPEIVNLYNLSEQNDIFPLTSIIAIVHIFGKVILGVIADLPCISVWNVFLLANFTLVLSIFILPLMHTYAGLAVICALIGFSSGYFSLMPVVTEDLVGIEHLANAYGIIICANGISALLGPPFAGAFTNHVGRIT, encoded by the exons ATGTATACCAGTCATGAAGATATTGGGTATGATTTTGAAGATGACCCCAAAGACAAAAAGACACTTAAGCCCCACCCAAACATTGATGGCGGATGGGCTTGGATGATGGTGCTCTCCTCTTTCTTTGTGCACATCCTCATCATGGGCTCCCAGATGGCCCTGGGTGTCCTCAATGTGGAATGGCTGGAAGAATTCCACCAGAGCCGTGGCCTGACCGCGTGGGTCAGCTCCCTCAGCATGGGCATCACCTTGATAGTGG GCCCTTTCATCGGCTTGTTCATTAACACCTGTGGGTGCCGCCAGACTGCGATCATTGGAGGGCTCGTCAATTCCCTGGGCTGGGTGTTGAGTGCCTACGCTGCAAACGTGCATTATCTCTTCATTACTTTTGGAGTGGCAGCTG GCCTGGGCAGCGGGATGGCCTACCTGCCCGCGGTGGTCATGGTGGGCAGGTATTTCCAGAAGAGACGCGCCCTCGCCCAGGGCCTCAGCACCACGGGAACCGGATTCGGTACGTTCCTGATGACTGTGCTGCTGAAGTACCTGTGCGCAGAGTACGGCTGGAGGAATGCCATGCTGATCCAAGGTGCCGTTTCCTTAAACCTGTGTGTGTGCGGGGCGCTCATGAGGCCCCTCTCTCCTGGGAAAAACCCAAACGACCCAGGAGAGAAAGATCTGCGCGTCCTGCCAGCGCACTCCACGGAATCTGTGAAGTCAGCTGGACAGCAGGGAAGAACAGAAGAGAAGGATGGTGGGCCCGGGAACGAGGAGACCCTCGGCGACCTGCAAGCCCAGGAATGCCCCGATCGGGCCGGGCACAGGAAGAACATGTGGGCTCTCCGGATTCTGAAGACGCTCAGCTGGCTCACCATGAGAGTCAGGAAGGGCTTCGAGGACTGGTACTCGGGCTACTTTGGGACAGCCTCTCTATTTACAAATCGAATGTTTGTAGCCTTTATTTTCTGGGCTTTGTTTGCATACAGCAGCTTTGTCATCCCCTTCATTCACCTCCCAGAAATCGTCAATTTGTATAACTTATCGGAGCAAAACGACATTTTCCCTCTGACGTCAATTATAGCAATAGTTCACATCTTCGGAAAAGTGATCCTGGGCGTCATAGCCGACTTACCCTGCATCAGTGTTTGGAACGTCTTCCTGTTGGCCAACTTCACCCTTGTCCTCAGTATTTTTATTCTGCCGTTGATGCACACGTACGCTGGCCTGGCGGTCATCTGCGCACTGATAGGGTTTTCCAGTGGTTATTTCTCCCTAATGCCTGTAGTGACTGAAGACTTGGTTGGCATTGAACACCTGGCCAATGCCTACGGCATCATCATCTGTGCTAATGGCATCTCTGCGTTGCTGGGACCACCTTTTGCAG